The Primulina huaijiensis isolate GDHJ02 chromosome 12, ASM1229523v2, whole genome shotgun sequence genome has a window encoding:
- the LOC140989475 gene encoding uncharacterized protein: MNCLIWNVRGLGNPRSQQRLHAYVKQHRVKVLVVLEPMIPLDQRFISRRLGFRSVTSNISGHIWVFSSEVVNVECDLDHVQLLHVRVSAPFLPSVLFCSFVYAKCDYIERRDLWATLLHIKPDVGPWLVGGDFNIVRDASECLGTSGGRRLPMDDFNEFILASSLVDAGFEGSSFTWTNKTIWKRLDRVFVSTDWCDRFHSIRV, from the coding sequence AtgaattgcctcatttggaatGTTAGGGGTCTTGGGAACCCGAGATCCCAACAAAGGCTACATGCCTATGTTAAACAGCACCGTGTTAAAGTCCTAGTTGTCTTGGAGCCCATGATCCCGCTTGATCAGCGTTTCATTTCCCGTAGGTTAGGATTTCGCAGTGTCACTTCTAATATCTCTGGACACATTTGGGTCTTTTCTTCTGAGGTTGTTAACGTTGAGTGTGATCTTGATCATGTTCAGCTATTACACGTCCGCGTTTCTGCTCCTTTCCTCCCTTCTGTTCTCTTTTGCTCCTTTGTCTATGCCAAATGTGACTACATTGAAAGGCGCGATCTTTGGGCTACGTTGCTCCATATCAAACCTGACGTGGGTCCTTGGCTTGTTGGAGgagatttcaatattgttcgcgATGCCAGTGAGTGCCTTGGTACTTCTGGTGGGCGACGTCTCCCTATGGACGATTTTAATGAGTTCATTCTTGCGTCTAGTTTAGTTGATGCTGGGTTTGAAGGGTCGTCCTTCACTTGGACGAATAAAACCATCTGGAAGCGTCTTGATAGAGTCTTTGTTTCGACTGACTGGTGTGATCGTTTCCACTCTATCCGAGTCTAG